A stretch of the Vigna radiata var. radiata cultivar VC1973A chromosome 7, Vradiata_ver6, whole genome shotgun sequence genome encodes the following:
- the LOC106766649 gene encoding uncharacterized protein LOC106766649, whose translation MASEIPKWRVRTSLDSSYIIGMNRLLRKDHVQRICETPFRWCVYLLEDVDINCELIKVMVCRWVGHDVSFRLSHQLVPFTVLDVFMTTGLGIGGLEVPFDECIEGLVGEMFNRKSTSLKDLVQAWAVERFSLDGNRINRDFSRMLRWFRTAEFKSEWYVGERVRDLPEIKAAFELFDGGIGVPQLPKRCRVDEAVDDSSDDGTFEANLEETLKKNNEEMMALSSRLVFLKNEVCKIRDIPIVNEEGVGGVDEEPLGGGDEEPLGGGNEEPLGGXEEPLGGGDEEPLGGGNEEPLGGCDEEPLGGGYEEPLPGVNEESFNEEAFNERSMKNLWLKMNNKL comes from the exons ATGGCTTCCGAAATCCCAAAG TGGAGGGTTCGTACTTCTTTGGATTCATCTTATATTATTGGAATGAATCGTTTGTTGAGAAAAGATCATGTTCAACGAATTTGTGAGACACCTTTTAGGTGGTGTGTGTACCTACTTGAGGATGTGGACATAAACTGTGAGTTAATTAAGGTGATGGTATGTCGGTGGGTCGGGCATGACGTTAGTTTTAGGCTGAGTCATCAATTGGTTCCATTCACAGTTTTAGATGTTTTCATGACGACGGGTTTAGGTATAGGTGGTTTAGAAGTACCGTTTGATGAATGTATAGAAGGTTTGGTTGGAGAAATGTTTAACAGAAAAAGCACATCTTTGAAAGACTTGGTTCAG GCCTGGGCGGTGGAGAGATTTTCCCTTGATGGAAATCGAATTAATAGAGATTTCAGTCGCATGCTCCGTTGGTTCCGGACTGCTGAA TTTAAGTCTGAGTGGTATGTTGGGGAGCGTGTCCGTGACCTGCCCGAAATCAAAGCTGCATTTGAGTTGTTTGATGGAGGGATAGGTGTACCGCAGTTGCCAAAACGATGTAGAGTTGATGAAGCTGTAGATGATAGCTCCGATGATGGCACCTTTGAAGCAAACCTTGAGGAGACATTGAAGAAGAATAATGAAGAAATGATGGCGTTGTCTTCAAGGCTAGTTTTTTTGAAGAATGAGGTATGTAAAATTCGTGACATTCCAATTGTGAATGAAGAAGGTGTTGGAGGAGTTGATGAAGAACCTTTAGGTGGAGGTGATGAAGAACCTTTAGGTGGAGGTAATGAAGAACCTTTAGGTGGANATGAAGAACCTTTAGGTGGAGGTGATGAAGAACCTTTAGGTGGAGGTAATGAAGAACCTTTAGGTGGATGTGATGAAGAACCATTAGGTGGAGGTTATGAAGAACCTTTACCTGGAGTTAATGAAGAATCGTTCAATGAAGAAGCATTCAATGAACGTTCAATGAAGAACCTATGGCTGAAGATGAACAACAAGTTGTGA
- the LOC106766648 gene encoding YTH domain-containing family protein 2-like, whose translation MSEEKNEDTRTDGRAWVGVDKAWVAVDTPNGRTWLAFDTEYRGRSGFFSYGNELNRGMRAKSGKNQHAFAPAFPVMKQQDLPASLSKETTIVPDREKYNQPDFLKECADAKFFVIKSYNEDNIHKSIKYNMWVSTKKGNKKLDVAYQEAQQRPGRCPVFLFFSVNTSCQFVGLAEMIRPVKDVSNNLLRHVTLENNKNKPVT comes from the exons ATGTCTGAAGAAAAAAACGAAGATACTCGCACTGATGGAAGAGCTTGGGTAGGTGTTGACAAAGCTTGGGTAGCTGTTGACACCCCTAATGGGAGAACATGGTTAGCTTTTGATACTGAGTACAGGGGAAGAAGTGGCTTCTTTAGCTATGGCAATGAATTAAACAGAGGAATGAGGGCTAAAAGTGGTAAGAATCAGCATGCTTTTGCACCAGCCTTTCCAGTAATGAAACAACAGGATTTACCAGCAAGTCTAAGCAAAGAGACTACTATTGTTCCTGACAGAGAAAAATACAACCAACCTGATTTTCTAAAAGAATGTGCTGATGCCAAATTCTTTGTCATCAAGTCCTACAATGAAGATAATATTCACAAGAGCATAAAATACAACATGTGGGTCAGTACAAAAAAGGGCAATAAGAAGCTTGATGTCGCATACCAAGAGGCCCAGCAGAGACCTGGTAGATGCCCTGTTTTCCTATTCTTCTCG GTTAATACGAGTTGTCAATTTGTGGGACTTGCTGAAATGATTCGTCCTGTTAAGGATGTTTCTAACAATTTGTTGAGGCACGTCACGCTGGAAAACAACAAGAACAAACCTGTCACATAG